A single genomic interval of Lucilia cuprina isolate Lc7/37 chromosome 2, ASM2204524v1, whole genome shotgun sequence harbors:
- the LOC124421388 gene encoding uncharacterized protein LOC124421388 translates to MVTKAIHLEAVSDMTTNSFLAGFRRFISRRGGCTDIYSDCGTNFVGASKELQVLLHRNKKSLPDDLVNSLTSIGTEWHFIPPGSPNFGGLWEAGVKSVKYHLKRIMHERVLSFEELATLLCQIESVLNSRPLCPLSSDPSDLDALTPAHFIIGEPTTCIQEENLLDININRLNRWKSIEKLKQHFWRRWYLEYLNRLQARPKWLTPKPDAKVGDLVLIADDRCGPAQWILDSTEEISTLKYKTTPSDRRMEPSSNAVSRSIAQSTD, encoded by the exons ATGGTTACTAAAGCCATACATTTAGAGGCTGTATCTGACATGACCACAAACTCATTTTTAGCCGGATTTCGGCGTTTTATATCTCGCAGAGGTGGATGCACAGATATTTATTCCGACTGTGGAACAAATTTCGTCGGTGCTTCCAAAGAACTTCAAGTTCTTTTGCATaggaataaaaaatctttacctGACGATTTGGTAAATTCATTAACATCTATTGGTACTGAATGGCATTTTATTCCTCCTGGTTCCCCAAACTTTGGCGGCCTGTGGGAGGCAGGAGTGAAGTCGGtcaaatatcatttaaaaagaataatGCATGAGAgagttttaagttttgaagaatTGGCAACTTTACTCTGTCAAATAGAAAGTGTATTAAATTCTAGACCACTTTGCCCTTTGTCTTCAGACCCGTCTGACTTAGATGCGTTAACACCAGCTCATTTCATAATAGGCGAGCCAACGACATGTATTCAAGAGGAAAATTTACTAGATATTAACATTAACCGTTTAAATCGATGgaaatctatagaaaaacttaagCAACATTTTTGGAGGAGATGGTACTTGGAATATTTAAATCGTTTGCAAGCTCGACCAAAATGGCTTACACCGAAACCTGATGCTAAAGTTGGAGACTTAGTTTTGATTGCTGATGACAGATGTGGACCAGCTCAATGGATATTAG ATTCCACCGAAGAAATTTCTACACTGAAGTACAAAACTACACCCTCGGATAGAAGGATGGAGCCTAGCTCAAACGCTGTGAGTCGGAGCATAGCGCAGTCTACTGACTAA
- the LOC124421389 gene encoding putative nuclease HARBI1 gives MRIRFLDARYAGSSNDSLIGNISSVKQVLRQRYDAGERNCWLLGNIKKSHIVNNILIGFYKNNKHVKARNIVERTIGVRFRCLLEARQLHYKPEKATKIVNVCAAFHNVCIEYHTDIGNDSGILNNSENMSNNFEVDHTENSQNTEASEIREQIKASFL, from the coding sequence ATGAGAATTAGATTTTTAGATGCTCGATATGCTGGATCATCTAATGATTCCCTAATTGGGAATATTAGCAGTGTGAAACAAGTTCTTCGTCAACGTTACGATGCTGGTGAGAGAAATTGTTGGCTTTtaggtaatattaaaaaaagtcataTTGTGAATAATATTCTTATtggattttataaaaacaacaaacatgttAAGGCCAGAAATATTGTAGAAAGAACAATTGGTGTTCGTTTTCGCTGTTTACTTGAAGCTCGCCAGCTTCATTATAAAcctgaaaaagcaacaaaaattgtaaacgtTTGTGCGGCATTTCATAACGTATGTATAGAATATCACACTGATATTGGAAACGACTCGgggattttaaataattctgaAAATATGAGTAATAATTTTGAAGTTGATCACACCGAAAATTCACAAAATACTGAAGCTTCAGAGATAAGAGAACAAATAAAAGCAAGTTTTCTGTAA